One Cryptomeria japonica chromosome 9, Sugi_1.0, whole genome shotgun sequence genomic window carries:
- the LOC131030150 gene encoding probable fructokinase-1 isoform X2, which yields MLVDFVPTISGVSLAVAPAFKKAPGGAPANVAVEIARLGGHAAFIGKVGDDEFGHMLAGILRENGVDGRGILFDSHARTALSFVTLRSDGEREFMFYRNPSADMLLTEAELDKDLIQQARIFHYGSISLIAEPCRSAHLAALRMAKDAGALLSYDPNLRLPLWPSPEEARKGILSIWDEADLIKVSENEVEFLTDGGDYEKDEVIMSLMHPGLKLLLVTVAEKGCRYYTKDFRGRVSSFQANTVDTTGAGDAFVGAFLSELVKDMSLLKDEKRLREVLLFANAAGAITTTEKGAIPALPDRAAVLSLLNKIQAS from the exons ATGCTTGTAGACTTTGTCCCAACAATCTCTGGCGTTTCATTAGCCGTGGCACCTGCTTTTAAGAAGGCGCCAGGGGGCGCACCAGCAAATGTTGCTGTAGAGATAGCCAGGCTTGGAGGTCATGCAGCATTCATTGGGAAG GTCGGTGATGATGAGTTTGGACACATGTTGGCTGGAATTTTAAGGGAGAATGGCGTGGATGGCAGGGGAATATTGTTTGACAGTCATGCTAGAACAGCGCTTTCTTTTGTGACACTGCGCAGTGATGGAGAACGGGAGTTCATGTTTTATCGCAACCCTAGTGCTGACATGCTCTTGACCGAGGCTGAACTTGACAAGGACCTGATACAGCAG GCACGCATATTTCACTATGGATCAATCAGTCTGATTGCAGAGCCCTGCAGATCAGCCCATCTTGCAGCTTTGAGAATGGCAAAAGATGCAGGTGCTCTCTTATCTTATGATCCTAATCTCAGATTGCCATTGTGGCCCTCTCCAGAAGAAGCTCGGAAAGGCATCTTAAGCATCTGGGATGAGGCCGACTTAATCAAG gtcagtgAGAATGAAGTGGAATTCCTTACAGATGGAGGAGACTATGAAAAGGATGAAGTAATCATGTCCCTTATGCATCCAGGACTCAAGTTATTGCTCGTAACTGTAGCAGAAAAAGGTTGCAGATATTATACCAAG GACTTTCGGGGAAGAGTAAGTAGCTTCCAAGCGAACACAGTTGATACAACAGGTGCTGGAGATGCATTTGTTGGGGCATTTCTTTCTGAGCTGGTCAAGGACATGTCATTGCTTAAG GATGAAAAGCGACTGAGGGAAGTACTCCTTTTTGCTAATGCTGCTGGTGCTATAACTACGACAGAAAAGGGTGCAATTCCCGCATTGCCTGATAGAGCTGCTGTATTGAGCCTCTTGAACAAGATTCAAGCTTCATGA
- the LOC131030150 gene encoding fructokinase-1 isoform X1, whose protein sequence is MAAAGNSSALNCVSDEKNGENNGVVKADMDKGACGNGICEDFNNAIDLNNGSIPAKKSDLIVSFGEMLVDFVPTISGVSLAVAPAFKKAPGGAPANVAVEIARLGGHAAFIGKVGDDEFGHMLAGILRENGVDGRGILFDSHARTALSFVTLRSDGEREFMFYRNPSADMLLTEAELDKDLIQQARIFHYGSISLIAEPCRSAHLAALRMAKDAGALLSYDPNLRLPLWPSPEEARKGILSIWDEADLIKVSENEVEFLTDGGDYEKDEVIMSLMHPGLKLLLVTVAEKGCRYYTKDFRGRVSSFQANTVDTTGAGDAFVGAFLSELVKDMSLLKDEKRLREVLLFANAAGAITTTEKGAIPALPDRAAVLSLLNKIQAS, encoded by the exons ATGGCAGCAGCAGGGAATTCTTCAGCTTTGAATTGTGTGTCTGATGAAAAAAATG GAGAAAATAATGGAGTTGTGAAGGCCGACATGGACAAGGGAGCTTGCGGCAATGGTATCTGTGAAG ATTTCAACAATGCTATAGATTTGAACAATGGAAGCATTCCTGCCAAGAAGTCGGATTTGATAGTCTCCTTTGGGGAAATGCTTGTAGACTTTGTCCCAACAATCTCTGGCGTTTCATTAGCCGTGGCACCTGCTTTTAAGAAGGCGCCAGGGGGCGCACCAGCAAATGTTGCTGTAGAGATAGCCAGGCTTGGAGGTCATGCAGCATTCATTGGGAAG GTCGGTGATGATGAGTTTGGACACATGTTGGCTGGAATTTTAAGGGAGAATGGCGTGGATGGCAGGGGAATATTGTTTGACAGTCATGCTAGAACAGCGCTTTCTTTTGTGACACTGCGCAGTGATGGAGAACGGGAGTTCATGTTTTATCGCAACCCTAGTGCTGACATGCTCTTGACCGAGGCTGAACTTGACAAGGACCTGATACAGCAG GCACGCATATTTCACTATGGATCAATCAGTCTGATTGCAGAGCCCTGCAGATCAGCCCATCTTGCAGCTTTGAGAATGGCAAAAGATGCAGGTGCTCTCTTATCTTATGATCCTAATCTCAGATTGCCATTGTGGCCCTCTCCAGAAGAAGCTCGGAAAGGCATCTTAAGCATCTGGGATGAGGCCGACTTAATCAAG gtcagtgAGAATGAAGTGGAATTCCTTACAGATGGAGGAGACTATGAAAAGGATGAAGTAATCATGTCCCTTATGCATCCAGGACTCAAGTTATTGCTCGTAACTGTAGCAGAAAAAGGTTGCAGATATTATACCAAG GACTTTCGGGGAAGAGTAAGTAGCTTCCAAGCGAACACAGTTGATACAACAGGTGCTGGAGATGCATTTGTTGGGGCATTTCTTTCTGAGCTGGTCAAGGACATGTCATTGCTTAAG GATGAAAAGCGACTGAGGGAAGTACTCCTTTTTGCTAATGCTGCTGGTGCTATAACTACGACAGAAAAGGGTGCAATTCCCGCATTGCCTGATAGAGCTGCTGTATTGAGCCTCTTGAACAAGATTCAAGCTTCATGA